The DNA window GCTGTGCCCATCCTGGTGCTGCAGGCCTTCGCCGTTCAGCGTAGTACGCCCGGAAGTGCCTCCCAGCAGAAAGCCCCGCGCCTGCATGTCGCCTGCTGCCCAGCATAGGTCGCCTACGCGCTGGAAACCAAACATCGAATAGAACAGATAGAAGGGAATCAGCGGATAGTCGTTACTGCTGTAGGAGGTCGCGGCGGCCATCCAGGCGGACATTGCGCCGGCTTCGGTGATACCTTCCTCCAGAATCTGGCCCTGCTTGTCCTCGCGGTAGTACATGATCTGGTCGCGGTCCTGTGGCGTATATTTCTGCCCTTCGGACGTGTAGATCCCCATCTGCCGGAACAGCCCTTCCATGCCGAACGTACGAGCTTCATCGGGAACGATCGGCACGACCCGCTTGCCGATGCGCTTGTCCTTGACCATGGCATTGAGCATGCGCACAAAGCCCATGGTTGTCGAGATTTCGCGGTCGCCGCTGCCATCGAGTACGGTTTTGAAGAGTTCAAGGTCCGGCGTCTGCAACGGCTGGCTGGCCTTGCGTCGCTTGGGATAGTTGCCACCGAGATCGCGCCTGCGCTTTTGCATATAGACCATTTCGGGCGAGTCGGGCGCGGGGCGGTAGTAGGGTATTTCTTCTATCTCGTCATCTGATATCGGCACGCCGAACCGGTCGCGGAATGCTTTTACCGTGTCCATGTCCAGTTTCTTGAGCTGGTGCGCTACGTTCTGGGCCTCGCCGGCCTGCCCAAACCCATACCCCTTGATGGTATGGGCGAGAATAACCGTGGGCTGACCTTTCTGTGTCGTGGCCTGGTGATAGGCGGCATAGACCTTGTAGGGGTCGTGCCCGCCCCGGTTCAGTCTGGCAATGTCGTCGTCGGAGAGGTCTTTGACCAGCTCCTCCATTTCGGGGTAGCGACCAAAGAAGTGCTTACGCGTGTATGCCCCGCCATTGCTCTTGTAGTTCTGCAGGTCACCATCGACGATCTCGTCCATGGCACGCTGCATCACACCTTCTTTGTCCTGCTCAAACAGCGGGTCCCACTGGCGGCCCCAGACTACTTTGAGCACGTTCCAGCCGGCGCCCCGGAAGATGCCTTCCAGCTCCTGGATAATCTTGCCGTTACCGCGAACCGGGCCGTCCAGCCGTTGCAGGTTGCAGTTGACCACGAATATCAGGTTGTCGAGTTTCTCCCGCCCGGCCAACCCGATAGCCCCCAGCGACTCAGGCTCGTCGCATTCGCCGTCCCCCAGGAAGCACCAGACTTTTCGGTCACCCATCTCGATCAGTTCCCGGCTGTCCAGGTACTTCATGACATGAGCCTGGTATATCGCCTGGATCGGGCCGAGCCCCATGGAAACCGTCGGAAACTGCCAGTAGTCCGGCATCAGCCAGGGGTGCGGATAAGATGAAAGCCCTTCACCATCAACTTCGGAACGGTAGTTATCCAGCTTGTCTTCGTCGAACTGGCGCTCCAGGTACGAGCGCGCGTAGATACCCGGTGCCGAGTGGCCCTGGAAGTAGACCAGGTCGCCTTCCCGCTTCTCGTCGCCGCCATGGAAGAAGTAGTTGAAACCCACATCGTAAAGCGTCGCCGCTGAGGAGAAAGACGATACGTGCCCGCCGAGATCACCCGGCTTCTTGTTGGCTCGCAGCACCATCGCCATGGCGTTCCAGCGGATCAGGGACCTGATGCGCCGCTCCATGAAAAGGTCGCCGGGCATTCGGGCTTCGCGGGCAGCGGGTATGGTATTCCTGAAAGGTGTCGTCAGAGTAAAGGAGGTAGCCCCTCCTTCACGCGTAGCGCGTTCCGACAGCTGGCTCAAAAGGAAACGCGCCCGGTCGATACCCTCGACCTCGATCACGGACTCTAGCGCTTCGATCCACTCTCGGGTTTCGGTCGGGTCGTCATCCTTCTTCATGGGCATCTCCTTAGCAGAAACCGGGCAAGGTCTGGCGGCGCCAGGCGGCGTTCGCCGTTTTCCATCAGCGTATGTGGCTTGCCGGTCAAGGGCAAACCCCAGGCCCGAAAGTTAACACTATCTCATGTACAATTCCTGTCCCGTTTACGCGCGTGGGGTCAGCAATTGGTATTAGAGGCCGGGCCACCCAGAGCCCCTCCTGCACCCCGAGTTCGACCAAGTCCAAACCCTTCGCATGGGTATGGAGGCACTACCTTCGGGCCATATTGCTTTGTCAGCGATGTTGACGTCGGTGAACTGATGGAGCAGATGGCGCTGATGACCCGACTGGTGACCAGCGGCAAACGCCTGGCCGACTATACGAACTCAAGCCCGCCTTTGGAGAAAAGAAGTTTTTTTGAGGGTGAGTACCAGCAAATGAAGCTCGGCAATGCCTGAAACAGTAGTCCTGCTCACGCAGGACTACTTCCCGCTTTTCAAACGGATCATTTCAAGCGGGGCTTCGATCAGTACATCAGCGTGAACAGTTTGCGTCGATACTGGCGAACATCTGGGTCATCGTTGCCCAGCAGGTCAAAAAGTTCTACCAGCGTAGCTCGCGCCGCGCCGTCAGCGTAATTACGATCCTTGCGTAAGAGGCTCAGGATCAGCTCCATAGCCTTGGCATTCTCGCCTTTCAACACCCAGTGCAACGCCAGCTGGTAACGCGCCTCGAAGTCTTCGGGGTCAGCCTCTATGCGGGCCTGCAGCTCTGCTACCGGCGGCAGCTGACCGGCTCGCTCGGCGAACTTGATGCGGGCCGCCAGTTGCCGGGCGTGGGCGTTGAACGTTTCTTCCTTGGGCAGACCTTCGAGGATCACCCGGGCCTCGGCTACTTCGCCCTGCTCGACTTTTATCAGGGCGATGTCAATAAGGACAGCCTTGTCTTCCGGATTCGCCTGGTTGATCTCGGTGAGCAGCGCCAGAGCCTGATCCAGTTGGCCTTCTTCCCACAGAGTTTTGGCCTGATCACGGGGACTCATAGGCGGCTTATCGATGTGGGGCTCAAGCTTCGCGCGAATTTCACTCTCGGGTATGACGCCGCTGAACTCATCCACGAGCTGGCCATTCTTGACGATTTTGACACTGGGCAGACTGCGCACTCCGAGGTGAGCCGTCAGCTGTTGCTGTTCGTCGGCGTTAACTTTGGCCAGGCGAAATCCACCTTTGAACTCATCCGCCAGCTTCTGCAGGATTGGCATGAGCTGCTTACAGGGCGCGCACCACTCGGCCCAAACGTCCACAACTACCGGCACCTGGCTGGAGGCGTCGATGACGTCGGTCTGGAAATTCTCCAGCGTGGCGTCGAATACATAAGTCTCAGCCATTTTTAGCGGTCTCCTGATTCACGTTATCCTGAAAGGTATGGGCATGAGGGGTCGGCTTCAAGCCAGGGACAGATGATTACACAAAACTGGCCTTGAAAGGGACGGGGCCGGGACTTCCGGTTGATTTAGCGAAATTCGGCTTCACATATAGGCAAAACCCAGCCTATATGGCGGAACTCCTGCCTGGGGCTGAAAGATCCGGATGCGGGATGGCAACGGGTCAAGATCACCTATCAATACAGTGGGCCTATGACAGAGCAGAACGATAATATCGAGTTTATCGGCCGCGAGGACGGCACAGTAAAAACGCCACGCGGCCTCGCTTTGCCAGACCAATCTCTTCCTAAACGGCTCTATATCCTCCCGGTCAATGGCCGGCCATTTTTCCCGGCACAGGTGCAGCCGGTCGTGGTCAACCAGAACCCCTGGGAGGAAACCCTCAATCGCGTTGCCGCCACGGATCACAGTGTTGTTGGCCTGAGCTATGTGGAACACCCACCCAAGGACAGTCATGCCGGGCCTGAGGATCTGGCGCTTCACGGTTGTGCCGTGCGGATCCACCACGCAGCAAAGGAAAACGGCAAGATCCAGTTTATCGCCCAGGGCATACGCCGGTTTCGGGTCGTGCACTGGCTGAAGCGCACGCCCCCTTACCTTGTAGAGGTCGAGTATCCGGAGGAGCCCCGCGAGCACCAGGACGAGCAGAAGGCCTATACGCTGGCAATCATCAACTCCATCAAGGAGCTGCTGCGTGCCAACCCTCTCTACGGCGAAGAGGTCAAAAACTACCTGTCCCGTTTTGGTCCGGAAGACAGCTCGCCACTGACGGACTTCGGGGCCTCCATGACCAGCGCCAAAGGGCCGGAACTGCAGGAGATTCTCGACACCGTCCCGCTGCTCAAGCGCATGGAGAAGACGCTTCTACTGCTGCGTAAAGAGCTCGAGGTTGCCCAACTGCAGGCGCAGATCAACGAGGAAGTGAACGACAAAGTCCAGAAGCACCAGCGCGAATTCTTCCTGCGTGAGCAGCTCAAAATTATCCAGCGCGAGCTGGGCATCGCCAAGGATGACAAGACAGCCGATGCCGACAGCTTTCGCGAGCGGATGGCGAAGCTGTCGCCGCCAGAACACGTACTGGGCAGGTTTGATGATGAGTTGCAGAAGTTATCTGTGCTCGAGCAGGGGTCGCCTGAGTATGGCGTGACCCGCAATTACCTCGACTGGCTCACCAACGTGCCCTGGGGGCAATACTCCAACGATCACCTCGACCTTAAACTGGCGCGAAAGACGCTCGACCAGGACCACGACGGTCTGGGCGATATCAAGGAGCGTATTATCGAGTTCCTCGCCGAGGGTGCCTATAAAGGCGAAATGTCCGGCTCGATCCTGCTCCTGGTCGGCCCGCCGGGTGTGGGCAAAACCTCGATTGGGCATTCAATCGCCTCTGCCCTTGGCCGCAAATTCTACCGCTTCTCGGTCGGGGGCATGCGCGACGAGGCTGAAATCAAGGGCCACCGCCGCACTTACATTGGCGCGATGCCCGGAAAATTCGTTCAGGCGCTCAAGGATGTCCAGGTTTCAAATCCGGTCATCATGCTGGATGAAATTGACAAGATTGGCTCGTCTTACCAGGGCGACCCGGCGTCAGCTCTGCTGGAGGCGCTGGACCCGGAACAGAACAGTGAATTTCTGGATCACTACCTCGACACGCGGCTGGACCTGTCGAAGGTGCTTTTCGTCTGTACCGCGAACCAGCTCGATACCATACCCCGGCCATTGCTGGACCGTATGGACACCATCCGGCTTTCCGGTTACATCACCGACGAAAAACTGGCCATTGCCAAGCATCATCTGTTCCCGAAATTGTTGAAACGGGCCGGCCTGCGCAAGAAGCAGATGAACATCACCGATGCTGCACTCAGGCAGGTCATTGAAGGTTACGCCCGCGAGGCAGGCGTAAGGAACCTTGAAAAAATGCTGCACAAGATTCTCCGCAAGGGCGTCGTCAAACTGCTCGAAGGCGAAGAGTCCAGCATTCGCATTGGTATAAAGGATCTGCAGGACTACCTCGGTCAGCCGTTATTCCGCCGGGATCGCGCCCTGCGCGGGATTGGTGTGGTCACCGGGCTGGCCTGGACATCCATGGGCGGCGCCACGCTAGGCGTGGAGGCGGCGCGGATTCATAGCCAGAACCGCGGATTCAAATTGACCGGCCAGCTCGGCGATGTGATGAAGGAGTCGGCCGAGATTGCCTATAGCTATGTATCGTCCCATCTTAAGGATTTCCGTGGGGACGCAGCCTTCTTCGACAAGTCCTTCGTCCACCTCCACGTGCCCGAAGGAGCGACTCCCAAAGACGGGCCCAGCGCCGGCGTAACCATGGCCACAGCGCTGGTATCCCTGGCGCGGCGGGAAGCTCCGCATATTCCGGTCGCGATGACGGGAGAGTTGACACTGACCGGGCAGGTTCTGCCCGTTGGCGGTATCCGCGAGAAAGTGATCGCAGCCAGGCGCCAGAAAATAGCCACATTGATTCTGCCTGAAGCCAATCGGGGCGATTTTGAGGAGTTACCGGAGTATCTCCGGGAGGGACTAACGGTGCATTTTGCCCAACATTATTCCGATGTATACCGGGCCTGCTTTGAGGATAAAGCCAAACGGCGCACGGTTGTCCATTGAGCAATGGTCCGCCACCGGCAGACCAGTTGAGGCGAATACGCATAATCGCGTATGGAGTCAAGCAGATGCATTTGTAAACTGGACTCATTCAAGCGCGGCAATGCCGCCGTTCTCAGCATCCATCGCTGAATGATCCGTTCTGAGATGATCCGTACCTGAGAAGAGCCCTTAAGGCGCCATCCGTGGCGCCTCTTTTTTTGCCTGCCAGTTACCTTTTCTCCTGGGGCGACCGTTCACATCGGTGAACCGTAGCGCGGCTTATCAGGTTCGATCAGCCAGCTTGGTGGCGCTATAGGCAAATAAAGCCGAGATGAGAGCCCGTGCCCGCTCGAATGCGTCGATGAACGTTAGGACGCTTTGAGCTTGGAAGCCGGGTCCGGTTTGCGGTCGTCCCGCTGGGTTGGGTTTTTCCACTCGTGATCCCGATTGATCGGCCCGACGTCGAGGAAGGGTGAAGCGTCAATACCTGACGCATCCATCATCTCCGCCACGCGCTGCAGCGATGAGATGATCATGTTTTGCTCCCAGGACTGCAGGTTCTGGTATTTGCGGATGAACTCTTCCTGCAGCGCCTGGGGGGCACGATCCAGGAGCGAACCGCCGGACTCGGTAAGATGGGCGTGGACCTTGCGCTTGTCCTTCTCACTGCGTACACGGTAAACGAGCTCCCGCTGCTCCAGACGATCAAGGATGATAGTGACCGTCGCCTGGCTCAAGCTGACTTTGTCAGCGATGGTGCCGATAGTGACCTCACCCAGATCCCTGATAGTCTGCATTATGAGAAGCTGGGGAGCCGTCAGGCCGGCCGTCTTGCTCAGACGCTTGGAGTGAAGGTCGGTCGCTCGAATAACGCGTCGGAGCGCCACCAGCACTTGCTCATAGTTGTTCATTACCAGCGCTACTCCCGGACTACGCTTTCAAATCGGACACGCGGACGCTTTCATGGCGCCCATTGGCGTAAATTATAAAAGCTGAGCTCCTTCGAGTACAAAACATTTGGCGAGCCGGCATGATCCCCTTTGCCTGGAGTCTCCCCAACTCAGCAGCGACAGCTCCTATAGCGCATATGCACGGGTAATAGCCGCACGGCCTCTCTCTGGACAAAAGACAGGATTCCGCTCTGCCACCCGCGCTTTCTTTAGAGTTCAAAGCTCCATCAGTTCAAAAACTCAGTAGCCGCCGTGACCTTTGACGGTCGAACGCGCGTCAAGCCTGCGCCACGGGATCTGCTTGACATGACACTGACCCTGGTGTTTGTTAGCTTTAAAGGCGCGCCCGGGCCCGACCTGATCTGATCTGGTCTGAATTAGCAAGCAGGAACCCGGCGTTAGCCCTGAACTATAACAAGACTCAAATTCAACCCTCACAGGCAGGACTGAACATGAAGCTCAAATTTGGCAAGACAGCACTAGGCGCCGCTGTATCTCTCGCCCTCGCGGTCAACTCGCCAGCACTCCTTGCAGAAATCAAAATCGGTATCGCTGGCCCTCAGTCGGGCCCGGTAGCCCAGTACGGTGATATGCAATTCTCCGGGGCACGGATGGCGATCCAGCGCATTAACGAACAGGGCGGTGTGCTCGGAGAGAAACTGGTGGCCGTAGAGGCGGATGATGCCTGCGAACCGAAACAGGCCAACGCCGTCGCAAACAAAATGGTCAATGAGGGCGTAAAGTACGTCGTTGGTCATCTTTGCTCCAGTTCAACCCAGCCTGCCTCAGACATCTACTACGATGAAGGCATCTTGATGGTCACGCCGGCAGCCACCAGTCCGGAAATTACCGATCGTGGCTACGACAACATTTTTCGAACCATTGGCCTCGATAGTATGCAGGGCCCCGCTGCAGCCGACTTTATCGCCGAAAAAATCAAGCCCAAGCGTGTCGCTGTTATCCATGACAAGCAGCAATACGGCGAAGGCATCGCGACGACCGTTCGGGACAGGCTCAAGGAAAAAGGCGTGAATGTTGTGATGTTTGAAGGCGTCACTGCAGGTCAGAAAGACTTTTCCCCGCTGATAACCCGTATGCGTCAGGAGAACGTCGATTTCGTCTATTACGGTGGCTATCACCCGGAACTCGGCTTGATTCTCCGCCAGGCAGAATCAAGCCTGGACGCGCGCTTCATGGGCCCGGAAGGCGTCGGTAACCCGGATATCAATACTATTGCCGGCGACGCAGCAGAAGGCCTTTACGTAACCCTCCCGCCGAGCTTCGACCAGCAGGAGGAGAACAAGGAACTCGCGAAAGCATTCAAGGACAAGAACGAAGATCCCTCCGGTCCGTTTGTGCTCACCTCTTACGCAGCAGTGCAGGTTCTCGCTGACGCGATCGAGAAAACCGGCGAGAACGACCCGATGAAAGTCGCTGAAACCATGCGGGAAATGACTTTCGACACGCCTATTGGAACTGTTGAGTTTGACGAAAAAGGCGACCTCAAGGAGTTCCAGTTCGTTGTTTACGAATGGCACTCTGACGGCAGCAAAACACCTGTCGAGTAGGCGATAAGCCACCTCTCCACTATACTTCGACACCCTGGCCCTTGATGGGCCAGGGTGTCGAGGCCGTTGGCCGCTGACCTCTTCCGGAAATAATCCCGGGCAAGACATTTGCGGTCTTGCCCTGTCGGAGCCCAGCCCCATGCATGCAGACGTGATGTACTTCATTCAGCAACTGCTGAACGGGCTCACGGTTGGGAGTGCCTATGCCCTGATCGCCATCGGTTATACGATGGTCTACGGCATCATTGGCATGATCAACTTCGCCCACGGTGAAATCTATATGATCGGCGCCTACGCGGCGTTGATTGTCATAACCGGCCTTACTGCGCTTGGCATTGCCGCGCTTCCGCTGATCCTGTTGATTGCCCTCGTCTGTGCCATGTTGATTTCCAGCGCGTATGGCTGGTCCGTGGAGCGGGTTGCCTACCGGCCTCTGCGGGGCAGTCACCGCCTCATACCGCTGATTTCGGCGATTGGCATGTCGATTTTCCTGCAGAATTACGTCCGCCTGGCTCAGGGCTCGCGCAACATTGGTGTGCCTCAGTTGTTCGAAGGGGGCTGGAGTTTCGGTGGAGCTGACACCTTCCAGGTAACGTTCTCCTATCTGCAGATGGTGATCTTCGTCCTGACCTTCCTGGCGATGCTCGCGCTCACCCTGTTCATATCCCGATCCCGTCTGGGCCGAGCCTGCCGCGCTGTTTCCCAAGACCTGGGCATGGCCAGCCTGCTGGGCATCGACACCAACAAGATCATCTCTGTCACTTTTGTAATCGGTGCGGCCCTGGCAGCGGTAGCCGGGCTTCTTTTGAGTATGTACTACGGCTCGATCGACCCACTGTTCGGCTTCATTGCCGGATTGAAGGCCTTCACCGCCGCGGTCCTGGGCGGCATCGGCAGCATACCCGGCGCCCTGCTCGGCGGCTTGATCCTCGGTATAGCCGAAAGTATGACGTCCGGATATCTCTCATCGGAATACAAGGATGTAGTGTCTTTCGGACTCCTGATACTGATTTTGCTGTTTCGCCCCACCGGACTACTGGGCAAACCGGAGGTTGAAAAAATCTGATGGCCGCCAAAAACTTCAAGTACGCCCTCCTCTGTGCACTCGTCACTTTTGTGATGGCCTACCCGATCATCGGCCTGAAGCTGGTTGGCGAAGGCACGGAGGTTATTCTGGTTAATGCTGACCCTCTGACACTCTTTCTGATCGCTAGTGCTGTTGTTCTGGTCTTCGTTTTTCAGCTGTTTCGCGAAGCGATCATGGGCGCGCTAGGCCGTCTGGCGCTTCCGACGCCAAACCTGAAGCTGCCCGAGATGTCCCAGAGCCGGCGCATCAGCCTGGAGCGGTGGGGCATCCTGGCGTTGTTTATCGTTGCGCTGGTCTGGCCTTTTCTTGTCAGTCGCGGCTCAGTGGACCTGGCGACGCTGGTCCTGATTTACGTCATGCTTGGCCTGGGGCTGAACATTGTAGTGGGCCTCGCCGGCTTGCTGGACCTGGGTTATGTCGCGTTCTACGCAGTTGGCGCCTACAGCTACGCCCTGCTTTCAGAATATTTCGGCCTTAGTTTCTGGGCTGCTCTGCCTCTCGGGGCAGGCCTGGCCGCTCTTTTCGGGCTTTTGCTGGGCTTCCCGGTCCTGCGTTTGCGCGGCGATTATCTGGCCATCGTGACCCTGGGTTTCGGTGAGATTATTCGTATTCTGCTAAACAACTGGACCCATATAACGGGTGGCCCAAACGGCATCGGGGGCATCCCGGACCCGACGCTTTTCGGCATGGAATTCGGCCGCCGGGTCAAAGAGGAAGGCAACGTCTCTTTCCATGAAACCCTGGGCATAAGTTATGACGGTAGCCATCAGGTCATCTTTCTTTACCTGATAGCCGTAGTGCTCGCATTTTTCACCTGGTTTGTGATCCGCCGCCTGATCCGCATGCCCGCCGGACGGTCGTGGGAAGCGCTTCGTGAAGATGAGATTGCGTGCAGATCCCTGGGCATGAGCCGAACCGCGGTCAAGCTGTCAGCGTTTACGCTGGGCGCCTCTTTCGCCGGTTTCGCCGGCACACTGTTTGCCGCACGCCAGGGTTTCATCAATCCAGAATCCTTCACCTTCATCGAGTCCGCGATCATCCTGGCCATCGTGGTTCTCGGCGGCATGGGCTCGCAGTTGGGGGTCATTCTTGCCGCTGTCGCCGTGACGATACTGCCTGAGCTGGCCCGTGAGTTCAGCGAATACCGGATGCTCGTATTCGGTGCCGGGATGGTCCTGATGATGATCTGGCGTCCCCAGGGCCTGGTGCCCATGAGCCGGCCCTATGTCGAACTGAAGCAGGAGCAGTCCCATGCTTGAGGTTCGCGATCTGTGTATGCGCTTTGGCGGCCTCCTCGCCGTGGATGGCGTATCTGTTGACGTTCACGAACGCGAAATCGTATCGATCATCGGCCCAAACGGCGCCGGTAAAACAACCGTGTTTAACTGCATCAGCGGCTTTTACCAGCCCAGCGCCGGCACCATCAAGCTCGAAGGTCAGGCCATCGAGCGAATGCCGGATTTCAAGATTTCCCGGCTGGGGATGGTCCGAACGTTCCAGCACGTCCGCCTGTTCAACAGCATGACCGTACTGGAAAATCTGCTGGTAGCTCAGCACCGACGGGTAAACCGTAACCTGCTGTCGGGACTGTTCATGACGCCAAACTACCGGCGCCGTGAGCAGGAAGCCCAGGACCGCGCCGTTTACTGGCTCAAAAAGGTCAATCTGCTGGAGTTCGCCAACCGGGAAGCCGGGTATCTGGCATACGGTCAGCAACGACGGCTGGAAATCGCCCGCTGCATGGTCTCGCAACCTCGCCTGCTTTTGCTGGACGAGCCCGCCGCAGGCCTCAACCCCCGCGAAACCCGCGAGCTCGACAGCCTCATTGTCAGTCTTAAGGAGGACTACAACGTCTCGATTTTGCTCATCGAGCACGACATGAGCCTGGTCATGGGTATCTCGGACCGGATCACCGTGGTCAACCAGGGCCGCCCACTCGCTACCGGCACCCCGGAAGAGATCCGCGGCAATGAGGCCGTCATCAAAGCTTATCTGGGGGAAGCATGAGTCTGCTCAAGCTGAAAGACGTACACACCCACTACGGTAAGATTGAAGCACTGCATGGGGTTTCGCTCGAGATAGAGGAAGGCGAAATTGTTTCGTTGATTGGCGCCAACGGCGCCGGCAAGACCACCCTGTTGATGACGATCTGCGGAAACCCGAGAGCGAGCTCTGGCGCAGTGCTCTATCAGGGCAGGGATATCACCAACGAAAATACCGCCGACATCATGCGGCAGGACATTGCCATTGTTCCCGAAGGACGCAGGATTTTCCCTGGTCTGACGGTAGAAGAAAACCTCCATATGGGCGGTTTTTTTCGCAGTCGCGAAGAGATAGCGGAAACCCTCGAACACGTCTTTGAGCTTTTCCCACGCCTGCGCGAACGCTACAACCAGCGCGCCGGAACCATGTCAGGGGGCGAGCAGCAAATGCTCGCGATCGGGCGCGCACTCATGAGCCGTCCGCGAATGCTCTTTCTGGATGAGCCTTCGCTTGGGCTCGCGCCAATAATCATCAGCCAGATTTTTGAAATCATTGCGAAGCTGCGCAGTGAGGGCATCACCATTTTCCTGATCGAACAGAACGCCAACCAGGCCCTTAAACTCGCTGATAGGGGTTATGTCATCGAGAATGGCCGGATCGTCCTGCATGACACGGGCTCGAACCTGCTTTCCAACGAGGACGTTCGTAAGGCGTACCTTGGGTCCTGAGGCGATTTCCCGCTGCTCAGGTAGATGCTTACCATAAGCTTTCGTAAAGGTAATTAACTCCTTTATACTTCGGTCAAGGCGGAGGCGGGAGTTTACGCATAGTTGTCCTCGGTCTTATCTGAGCCACTACGAATCTAAAAGGAGTTACCCATGAAAAAAATCATCGCGGGTGCCGTAATCATGACCGCCTCCACGTTCGCCTTTGCCCAGCAGGGCCCGGGTTGTGGCGTCGGTGCCATGATCTGGAAGGGACAGTCAGGACCGGCCCCACACATTCTGGCCGCCACCACCAACGGAACCTTTGGTAATCAGACTTTCGGCATGACCACCGGTACGCTCGGCTGTGATACCAGTGAGACAATTCAGTCCATGGCCATGTACCTCGACAGCAACATCGACAAAGTGGCCCGGGACATTTCCCGCGGTGAAGGCGAAAATCTCACCACGCTGGCCGTGCTGATGGGCATCGAAGCAAAAGACCGGGAACACTTCAATGCGAAGCTGAAGAACAACTTCGCGGCGCTCTTCCCAAGTGCTGACACGACTGCTGACCAACTGGCTTACGGCATCGTTGAGCTGCTTGAGCAGGATCCAACCCTCAGCCATTACGTTGGCTAAGTACATCAATAGAATGCAGTAAAAGGAGCGCGC is part of the Hydrocarboniclastica marina genome and encodes:
- the livH gene encoding high-affinity branched-chain amino acid ABC transporter permease LivH yields the protein MHADVMYFIQQLLNGLTVGSAYALIAIGYTMVYGIIGMINFAHGEIYMIGAYAALIVITGLTALGIAALPLILLIALVCAMLISSAYGWSVERVAYRPLRGSHRLIPLISAIGMSIFLQNYVRLAQGSRNIGVPQLFEGGWSFGGADTFQVTFSYLQMVIFVLTFLAMLALTLFISRSRLGRACRAVSQDLGMASLLGIDTNKIISVTFVIGAALAAVAGLLLSMYYGSIDPLFGFIAGLKAFTAAVLGGIGSIPGALLGGLILGIAESMTSGYLSSEYKDVVSFGLLILILLFRPTGLLGKPEVEKI
- a CDS encoding high-affinity branched-chain amino acid ABC transporter permease LivM; amino-acid sequence: MAAKNFKYALLCALVTFVMAYPIIGLKLVGEGTEVILVNADPLTLFLIASAVVLVFVFQLFREAIMGALGRLALPTPNLKLPEMSQSRRISLERWGILALFIVALVWPFLVSRGSVDLATLVLIYVMLGLGLNIVVGLAGLLDLGYVAFYAVGAYSYALLSEYFGLSFWAALPLGAGLAALFGLLLGFPVLRLRGDYLAIVTLGFGEIIRILLNNWTHITGGPNGIGGIPDPTLFGMEFGRRVKEEGNVSFHETLGISYDGSHQVIFLYLIAVVLAFFTWFVIRRLIRMPAGRSWEALREDEIACRSLGMSRTAVKLSAFTLGASFAGFAGTLFAARQGFINPESFTFIESAIILAIVVLGGMGSQLGVILAAVAVTILPELAREFSEYRMLVFGAGMVLMMIWRPQGLVPMSRPYVELKQEQSHA
- the livG gene encoding high-affinity branched-chain amino acid ABC transporter ATP-binding protein LivG, which produces MLEVRDLCMRFGGLLAVDGVSVDVHEREIVSIIGPNGAGKTTVFNCISGFYQPSAGTIKLEGQAIERMPDFKISRLGMVRTFQHVRLFNSMTVLENLLVAQHRRVNRNLLSGLFMTPNYRRREQEAQDRAVYWLKKVNLLEFANREAGYLAYGQQRRLEIARCMVSQPRLLLLDEPAAGLNPRETRELDSLIVSLKEDYNVSILLIEHDMSLVMGISDRITVVNQGRPLATGTPEEIRGNEAVIKAYLGEA
- a CDS encoding ABC transporter ATP-binding protein, giving the protein MSLLKLKDVHTHYGKIEALHGVSLEIEEGEIVSLIGANGAGKTTLLMTICGNPRASSGAVLYQGRDITNENTADIMRQDIAIVPEGRRIFPGLTVEENLHMGGFFRSREEIAETLEHVFELFPRLRERYNQRAGTMSGGEQQMLAIGRALMSRPRMLFLDEPSLGLAPIIISQIFEIIAKLRSEGITIFLIEQNANQALKLADRGYVIENGRIVLHDTGSNLLSNEDVRKAYLGS
- a CDS encoding DUF3015 domain-containing protein; the protein is MKKIIAGAVIMTASTFAFAQQGPGCGVGAMIWKGQSGPAPHILAATTNGTFGNQTFGMTTGTLGCDTSETIQSMAMYLDSNIDKVARDISRGEGENLTTLAVLMGIEAKDREHFNAKLKNNFAALFPSADTTADQLAYGIVELLEQDPTLSHYVG